In Mustela lutreola isolate mMusLut2 chromosome 1, mMusLut2.pri, whole genome shotgun sequence, one genomic interval encodes:
- the LOC131822633 gene encoding olfactory receptor 8J2: protein MASENLTQVTEFILMGVSDRPDLQIPLFFVFLLIYGLTMAGNLGIITLTSVDSQLQTPMYFFLRHLAIINLGDSTVIAPKMLVNFLVTKKTISYYGCAAQLGGFLVFIVGEIFMLAAMAYDRYVAICNPLLYMVVVSPQMCILLVSLTYLYSLTTALTVSSCVFSVSYCSSNVINHFYCDTVPLLALSCSDTYIPETAIFISAGTNLIFSMIIVLTSYFNIVLAILRIRSSEGRRKAFSTCASHMMAVTVFYGTILFMYLQPRTNHSLDTDKMASVFYTLVIPMLNPLIYSLRNKDVKDAFKRFLNNPCQSFKLM, encoded by the coding sequence atggcCTCAGAAAATCTCACCCAGGTGACTGAGTTCATTCTCATGGGAGTCTCAGATCGCCCAGACCTCCAGATTCCactcttctttgttttcctgcTGATCTATGGACTGACCATGGCAGGGAACCTGGGCATCATCACCCTCACCAGTGTTGACTCTCAGCTCCAAacgcccatgtacttcttcctcaggCACTTGGCTATCATTAATCTTGGCGATTCTACTGTCATTGCCCCCAAAATGCTGGTAAACTTCTTGGTTACAAAGAAAACCATATCCTACTATGGATGTGCAGCCCAGTTGGGTGGGTTCCTGGTGTTCATTGTTGGTGAGATTTTCATGCTAGCTGCAATGGCATATGATCGTTACGTGGCTATTTGCAACCCTCTGCTCTACATGGTGGTGGTCTCTCCACAGATGTGCATACTGCTGGTGTCCCTCACTTACCTCTACAGTCTGACCACAGCACTGACTGTCTCCTCCTGTGTGTTCTCTGTGTCATACTGCTCTTCCAATGTAATCAACCATTTTTACTGTGATACTGTTCCCTTGTTGGCGTTGTCCTGTTCTGATACCTACATCCCAGAAACAGCAATATTTATCTCTGCAGGGACCAATTTGATATTCTCTATGATTATTGTTCTAACATCGTACTTCAACATTGTCCTTGCCATTTTGAGGATCCGTTCTTCAGAGGGCCGACGAAAAGCCTTTTCCACCTGTGCCTCTCACATGATGGCTGTCACTGTGTTCTATGGGAcaattcttttcatgtatttgcaaCCAAGGACCAACCACTCCTTAGATACTGACAAAATGGCCTCTGTCTTCTACACCTTGGTGATACCAATGCTGAATCCCCTTATATATAGCCTAAGGAACAAAGATGTGAAAGATGCATTCAAGCGATTCCTAAATAACCCTTGTCAGTCTTTCaaattaatgtaa
- the LOC131822630 gene encoding olfactory receptor 8K3-like, protein MNQQNLTVLTEFILMGITDLPELQAPFFGLFLIIYTVSVVGNLGVIILTKMDSRLQTPMYFFLRHLAFIDLGYSTAVGPKMLVNFVANQNTIPYNWCATQLAFFLLFIISEFFILSAMAYDRYVAICNPLLYTIVISQRVCWVLVVIPYVYSAFLSVIITKKIFMSSFCGHNVIRHFYCDSLPLLTLLCSSSHDIELIILIFSAFNLVSSLLVVLVSYILILMAILRMNSAEGRHKTFSTCGSHLTVVLVLYTTLFFMYLQPQTNHSFDTDKIVSVFYTLIIPMLNPIIYSLRNKEVKGALHRIWKNWHALPM, encoded by the coding sequence ATGAACCAACAAAATCTAACAGTGCTAACAGAATTCATCCTAATGGGAATCACAGACCTTCCGGAGCTGCAGGCTCCCTTCTTTGGGCTCTTCCTCATCATCTACACAGTCTCAGTGGTGGGCAACCTGGGCGTGATCATCCTTACCAAGATGGACTCCAGGCTTCAaacacccatgtacttcttccttagACACCTGGCTTTCATTGATCTTGGTTATTCAACTGCTGTGGGACCCAAAATGTTAGTAAATTTTGTAGCTAATCAAAATACAATTCCCTATAACTGGTGTGCTACACAGCTGGCTTTCTTCCTCTTGTTCATCAtcagtgaatttttcattctGTCTGcaatggcctatgaccgctatgtggctaTCTGTAACCCTCTGCTTTACACGATTGTTATATCACAAAGGGTGTGCTGGGTGCTGGTAGTCATCCCTTATGTCTACAGTGCTTTTCTTTCTGTGATAATCaccaaaaagatttttatgtcATCCTTCTGTGGCCATAATGTCATTAGACATTTTTACTGTGATAGTCTTCCCTTGTTAACTTTGCTATGCTCAAGCTCACATGATATTGAGTTGATAATACTGATCTTTTCAGCATTTAATTTGGTTTCATCCCTTCTGGTGGTGCTGGTGTCTTACATCCTAATTCTTATGGCCATCCTTAGGATGAACTCTGCAGAGGGCAGGCACAAAACCTTCTCCACCTGTGGATCTCACCTGACAGTGGTCCTTGTATTATACACCACTCTATTCTTCATGTATTTGCAGCCTCAAACCAATCATTCCTTTGATACTGATAAAATTGTCTCTGTATTTTACACTTTGATTATACCTATGCTGAATCCTATTATCTACAGCTTGAGGAACAAAGAAGTTAAAGGTGCCCTCCATAGGATATGGAAAAATTGGCATGCACTGCCTATGTAG
- the LOC131822631 gene encoding olfactory receptor 8J2-like, with translation MASENLTQVTEFILIGVTDRPDLQIPLFFVFLLIYGLTMAGNLGIITLTSVDSQLQTPMYFFLRHLAIINLGDSTVIAPKMLVNFLVTKKTISYYGCAAQLGGFLVFIIGETFMLATMAYDRYVAICKPLLYMVVVSPQICLLLVSLTYLYSLTTALTVSSSVFSMSYCSSNVINHFYCDTVPLLALSCSDTYIPETIVFTSAGTNLFFSISIVLTSYFNIVLAILRIRSSEGRRKAFSTCASHMMAVTVFYGTLFFMYLQPRSNLSLRTDKMTSVFYTLVIPMLNPLIYSLRNKDVKDALKRLLNNPWQASKLM, from the coding sequence atggcCTCCGAAAATCTCACTCAGGTGACTGAGTTCATTCTCATAGGAGTCACAGATCGCCCAGACCTCCAGATTCCactcttctttgttttcctgcTGATCTATGGGCTGaccatggcaggaaacctgggCATCATCACCCTCACCAGTGTTGACTCTCAGCTCCAAacgcccatgtacttcttcctcaggCACTTGGCTATCATCAATCTTGGTGATTCTACTGTCATTGCCCCCAAAATGCTGGTAAACTTCTTGGTTACAAAGAAAACCATATCCTACTATGGATGTGCAGCCCAGCTGGGTGGGTTCTTAGTTTTCATTATTGGTGAGACTTTCATGCTGGCTACAATGGcttatgaccgctatgtggctaTTTGCAAGCCCCTGCTCTACATGGTGGTGGTCTCTCCACAGATATGCTTACTGCTGGTGTCCCTCACTTACCTCTACAGTCTGACCACAGCACTGACTGTCTCCTCCAGTGTATTCTCCATGTCATACTGTTCTTCCAATGTCATCAACCATTTTTATTGTGATACTGTTCCTTTGTTGGCATTGTCCTGTTCTGATACCTACATCCCAGAAACAATAGTGTTTACCTCTGCAGGGACCAACTTATTTTTCTCTATAAGTATTGTTCTAACATCGTACTTCAACATTGTCCTTGCCATTTTGAGGATCCGTTCTTCAGAGGGCCGACGAAAAGCCTTTTCCACCTGTGCCTCTCACATGATGGCTGTCACTGTGTTCTATGGGACccttttcttcatgtatttgcaGCCAAGGTCCAACCTCTCCTTACGTACTGATAAAATGACCTCTGTCTTCTATACCCTGGTGATACCAATGCTGAATCCCCTCATCTACAGCCTAAGGAATAAAGATGTAAAGGATGCTTTGAAGAGATTGCTAAATAACCCGTGGCAGGCTTCCAAATTGATGTAA
- the LOC131822632 gene encoding olfactory receptor 8K3-like gives MNKQNLTALTEFILMGITDHPELQAPFFGLFLIIYTVSVVGNLGMIILTNMDSRLQTPMYFFLRHLAFIDLGYSTAVGPKMLVNFVTNQNTIPYNWCAIQLSFFILFIISELFILSAMAYDRYVAICNPLLYTIAMSQRVCWVLVIIPYVYSAFLSVIVTEKIFTSSFCGHNVIRHFYCDSLPLLTLLCSSSHDIELIILIFSAFNLASSLLIVLVSYILILMAIVRMNSAEGRHKTFSTCGSHLTVVLVLYTTLFFMYLQPQSNHSFDTDKIASVFYTLIIPMLNPMIYSLRNKEVKCALHRIWKKWHKLLI, from the coding sequence atgaacaaacaaaatctaacaGCACTAACAGAATTCATCCTAATGGGAATCACAGACCATCCGGAGTTGCAGGCTCCCTTCTTTGGGCTCTTCCTCATCATTTACACAGTCTCCGTGGTGGGCAACCTGGGCATGATCATCCTTACCAACATGGATTCCAGACTCCAaacacccatgtacttcttcctcagaCACCTGGCTTTCATTGATCTTGGTTATTCAACAGCTGTGGGACCCAAAATGCTGGTAAATTTTGTAACTAACCAAAATACAATCCCCTACAATTGGTGTGCTATACAGCTGTCTTTCTTCATCTTGTTCATCATCAGTGAGCTTTTCATTCTGTCCGcaatggcctatgaccgctatgtggccatctgtaatCCTCTGCTCTACACAATTGCTATGTCACAAAGGGTGTGCTGGGTGCTGGTAATCATCCCTTATGTCTACAGTGCTTTTCTTTCTGTGATAGTCACCGAAAAGATTTTCACATCATCCTTCTGTGGCCATAATGTTATTAGACATTTTTACTGTGATAGTCTTCCCTTGTTAACTTTGCTTTGCTCAAGCTCACATGATATTGAGTTGATAATACTGATCTTTTCAGCGTTTAATTTGGCTTCATCTCTTCTGATAGTTCTTGTGTCCTACATCCTCATCCTAATGGCCATTGTTAGGATGAACTCTGCAGAGGGCAGGCACAAGACCTTCTCCACCTGTGGATCTCACCTGACAGTGGTTCTTGTATTATACACCACTCTATTCTTCATGTATCTGCAGCCCCAATCCAATCATTCCTTTGATACAGATAAAATTGCCTCTGTATTTTACACTTTGATTATACCTATGCTGAATCCCATGATCTACAGCTTGAGGAACAAAGAGGTAAAATGTGCCCTGCATAGGATATGGAAAAAGTGGCACAAACTACTTATATAG